The sequence GAGGTGAACTTCCGCGCGCGTGTTGGGATGCACGTCGCTGATGTCCTCGACCGCCACCTGCGCTTCGATTGTCAGCCCATCCTGCTCCGGGACGATGTCCAGGATCTTGTCGCCGCGCTGTATGACCCCGCCGACTGAAAAGACGTTGAGGCCGACCACCTGGCCGCTATAGGGCGCGCGGATCTCCATGCGCCCCAAGACCGCCTTGGCGTTCATGGCTTTCGGGATGACCTCCAGAATCTTGGCTTGCGTGTCGCGAAGGTCCTTGGTCACGTCGGTCATTCGATCATTGTCGAGCTGCGCCATTTGCTGCTCTTGCTCGGCAATTGCCTGGCGCGCTTTGGCAATGTTGGCGTTGGAATCCGCGATCTGACCCTCGAGTCCGTAGGCGGTGCGCTCCAGTTGCAGGATGCGCGGGCGCGCGATCAGGCCGCGCTCGACGAGAGGCGCGATATCCTTCGCCTCGCTGTGAACGGAATTGATCTGGTCGGTAAATGATTTCACTTGCGCCTGGGCGCCGACGATCTGCGAGCCGAGCTGGTTGATCTTCTCGCGGATGACGCTGCGCTGTCCCTCCAGCGCGGCCCGGCGGCTCTCGAACTGGCTGACCTGCCCGTTCCAGACGCTCTTGAGATAGGGATCTTCGGAACGCGCCCTCAGATCCGACGGCATCACGAGCCCGGAGCCGTGATCGAGCTCGGTCAGGAGCCGAACCTCCGTGGCACGAAGCACGGCCCATTGCTGCGTCAGAACTTCGTATTCGGCGCGCGCCTGGGTCTCATCCAGCACGATCAGGAGGTCGCCGGAGCGAACCTT is a genomic window of Bradyrhizobium sp. CB1717 containing:
- a CDS encoding HlyD family type I secretion periplasmic adaptor subunit — encoded protein: MAILDGTPKNLAAVGGRAGLSAGPPSDSIRRISLAGWIIVAVFFGGIGAWALTAPLNGAVVANAVVKVEGNRKSVQHLDGGIVKELRVREGDKVRSGDLLIVLDETQARAEYEVLTQQWAVLRATEVRLLTELDHGSGLVMPSDLRARSEDPYLKSVWNGQVSQFESRRAALEGQRSVIREKINQLGSQIVGAQAQVKSFTDQINSVHSEAKDIAPLVERGLIARPRILQLERTAYGLEGQIADSNANIAKARQAIAEQEQQMAQLDNDRMTDVTKDLRDTQAKILEVIPKAMNAKAVLGRMEIRAPYSGQVVGLNVFSVGGVIQRGDKILDIVPEQDGLTIEAQVAVEDISDVHPNTRAEVHLTAYKQRIVPIIHGDVIQVSADRLTDPKSNNPYYTAFVRIDQDELAAMPNIKLYPGMPATVMIPTVQRTAFEYLVGPLIMSFNHSFRQK